A genomic segment from Microbulbifer elongatus encodes:
- the glmU gene encoding bifunctional UDP-N-acetylglucosamine diphosphorylase/glucosamine-1-phosphate N-acetyltransferase GlmU, whose protein sequence is MTIDVVILAAGKGTRMRSDLPKVLHPIGGVPMLGRVINAAQGLGEEGLGDVSITVVIGHGAELVRERFADSGVRFVEQTEQLGTGHAVAQAIPNFREGATVVVLYGDVPLVKTATLEDLLKASANGPALLSVVMDDPSGYGRIVRDTANAVQAIVEQKDADEATLTIREINTGILAAPGKLLAQWLPELSNDNAQGEYYLTDVIARSVSENIAVTGVIAEDPFEVAGVNSRAQQAELERALQQDNANTLMTAGVTLLDPARIDVRGTLDCGADVTIDINCIFEGEVTLGDNVQIGPNCLLKNCKLAAGTVVEANSIIEDAVVGETCTIGPFARLRPGTELASGAKVGNFVETKKAKIGLGSKVNHLSYIGDAEVGEGVNIGAGTITCNYDGVNKSKTTIGDGAFIGSNSALVAPVEIGAGATIGAGSTITREVSADELAVARGKQRNISGWQRPTKKS, encoded by the coding sequence ATGACCATCGATGTCGTCATTCTCGCCGCCGGCAAAGGCACCCGCATGCGCTCCGACCTGCCCAAAGTGCTCCACCCCATCGGAGGGGTACCCATGCTGGGACGGGTCATCAACGCGGCCCAGGGTTTGGGTGAAGAGGGTCTGGGGGATGTATCGATTACCGTGGTCATCGGCCACGGTGCCGAACTGGTGCGCGAGCGCTTTGCCGACAGTGGCGTGCGGTTTGTGGAGCAGACCGAGCAGCTGGGCACTGGTCACGCGGTGGCCCAGGCGATCCCGAACTTCCGTGAAGGTGCCACGGTGGTGGTACTCTACGGCGACGTACCGCTGGTAAAAACCGCCACCCTGGAAGATCTGCTCAAAGCTTCTGCAAACGGCCCGGCTTTGTTGTCCGTAGTGATGGACGATCCCTCCGGTTACGGCCGTATCGTGCGCGACACCGCCAATGCGGTACAGGCGATTGTGGAACAGAAAGACGCCGACGAGGCCACCCTCACCATCCGCGAGATCAACACGGGTATCCTCGCCGCCCCGGGCAAGTTGCTGGCCCAATGGCTGCCGGAACTCTCCAACGACAACGCCCAGGGTGAGTACTACCTCACCGATGTGATCGCGCGCTCTGTGAGTGAGAATATCGCCGTGACCGGCGTGATCGCTGAAGACCCGTTTGAAGTTGCCGGCGTCAACAGCCGCGCGCAGCAGGCGGAACTGGAGCGCGCGCTGCAGCAGGACAATGCCAATACGTTGATGACCGCGGGCGTTACCCTGCTGGACCCTGCGCGCATTGATGTGCGCGGCACCCTCGACTGCGGCGCCGACGTTACCATCGATATCAACTGCATCTTCGAGGGCGAGGTCACCCTCGGCGACAATGTTCAGATCGGTCCCAACTGCCTGCTGAAGAACTGCAAACTGGCGGCGGGTACCGTGGTGGAAGCCAACTCCATTATCGAAGACGCCGTCGTCGGCGAAACCTGCACCATCGGCCCCTTCGCTCGCCTGCGCCCGGGCACCGAGCTGGCCAGCGGAGCCAAGGTGGGTAACTTCGTCGAAACCAAGAAGGCCAAAATCGGCCTCGGCAGCAAGGTAAACCACCTCTCCTATATCGGCGACGCGGAAGTGGGCGAAGGCGTAAACATTGGCGCCGGTACCATCACCTGTAATTACGACGGCGTGAACAAATCTAAGACTACCATTGGCGATGGCGCCTTTATCGGCTCCAACTCCGCACTGGTTGCCCCGGTCGAAATTGGCGCCGGTGCGACCATTGGTGCTGGTTCCACTATTACCCGTGAAGTGAGTGCTGACGAACTGGCTGTGGCCCGTGGCAAGCAGCGCAATATCTCCGGGTGGCAACGACCCACCAAAAAGTCCTGA
- a CDS encoding patatin-like phospholipase family protein, translating to MKAPQPVIGLALGSGAAKGFAHIGVLKVLREMGVRPDVIAGTSMGAFVGAAYAAGKLDNLEEWVRQLDNWKVFSLLDINWTLSGGVIGGIKPFRTFFEGFAFDNIEDLPVPFTAVATDLHSGQEIWLQQGNLQDAVSASCSIPGLLSPKALSGRWLVDGAVVNPVPVDVCRAMGATRVIAIDVMEDGAPLLNREHREVTSIVSEKSSAEDMPTLQQERADIAHPETGEMDRNQDGDRDEDQSLAEADASNSSNGLARLLEQGKEQLTQFRELRKRPKIAPPGMFDTMHQAMAILERRHKRTRMMGSPPDVLVMPKVGEVGGMEFSRATEAIEAGEVEARRLRTWIEDMVNQG from the coding sequence GTGAAGGCTCCACAACCGGTGATTGGATTGGCTCTGGGTAGCGGTGCCGCCAAAGGCTTCGCGCATATTGGTGTGCTCAAGGTACTGCGGGAAATGGGGGTTCGCCCGGATGTGATCGCCGGCACCTCTATGGGCGCCTTTGTAGGCGCCGCCTATGCGGCGGGCAAACTCGACAACCTTGAGGAGTGGGTACGCCAGCTGGATAACTGGAAAGTTTTTTCCCTGCTGGATATCAACTGGACACTGAGTGGCGGTGTCATCGGCGGTATCAAGCCATTTCGCACCTTCTTCGAAGGGTTTGCGTTCGACAATATTGAAGACCTGCCGGTACCTTTCACCGCGGTCGCCACCGACCTGCATAGCGGTCAGGAAATCTGGTTGCAGCAGGGCAACCTGCAGGACGCCGTCAGCGCGTCCTGCTCTATTCCCGGGCTATTATCACCCAAGGCGCTTTCCGGGCGTTGGTTGGTGGATGGTGCGGTCGTAAATCCAGTACCGGTCGATGTCTGCCGCGCCATGGGAGCAACCCGGGTGATCGCTATTGATGTGATGGAGGACGGCGCGCCACTGTTGAATCGGGAGCACCGGGAGGTGACCAGTATCGTCAGTGAGAAATCCTCGGCGGAAGATATGCCCACCCTGCAACAGGAGCGGGCAGATATCGCCCATCCGGAGACCGGAGAAATGGATCGGAATCAGGATGGGGACCGGGACGAGGATCAGAGCCTGGCCGAGGCGGACGCCAGCAACTCGTCCAACGGCCTGGCACGCCTGCTGGAACAGGGCAAGGAACAGCTCACTCAGTTTCGCGAACTGCGCAAACGCCCGAAAATTGCCCCTCCCGGCATGTTCGACACCATGCACCAGGCGATGGCGATACTCGAGCGGCGCCACAAGCGCACCCGGATGATGGGCTCTCCCCCGGATGTCCTGGTTATGCCAAAAGTCGGTGAAGTTGGCGGAATGGAATTCTCCCGCGCCACCGAGGCCATTGAAGCGGGCGAAGTGGAAGCCCGCCGCCTGCGTACCTGGATTGAAGATATGGTGAATCAGGGGTAA
- a CDS encoding F0F1 ATP synthase subunit epsilon codes for MAMTVHCDIVSAQESLFSGLVKMVIVSGVEGEIGISYGHAPLLTAIKPGPVRIIKDNDEEEVLFLSGGYVEIQPNIVTVLADVAEREIDEDAAKKAREEAEHALRSAPADIDYARVSAQLAEAEARLRTMQAIRRAAGK; via the coding sequence ATGGCTATGACAGTACATTGTGACATCGTAAGCGCACAGGAATCCCTCTTCTCCGGCCTGGTAAAGATGGTGATTGTCAGCGGTGTGGAAGGGGAAATCGGTATCTCCTATGGCCACGCGCCTTTGCTCACCGCCATCAAGCCGGGTCCGGTACGCATCATTAAAGATAATGATGAAGAAGAAGTACTGTTCCTGAGCGGTGGATACGTCGAAATCCAGCCGAATATTGTCACCGTCCTCGCCGACGTCGCCGAGCGCGAAATCGACGAAGATGCTGCCAAAAAGGCCCGCGAAGAGGCGGAACACGCCCTGCGCAGTGCCCCGGCGGATATCGACTATGCCCGCGTTTCTGCACAGCTCGCCGAAGCTGAGGCCCGCCTGCGCACCATGCAGGCGATCCGCAGAGCCGCTGGCAAGTAA
- a CDS encoding tetratricopeptide repeat protein — protein sequence MALVVSTGASADDWCEYQSENFTVYSDVPERRVNQLMRDLERFRRSALSFTGEEETPENKNLRVFHFRDSAEFARFTGDRKIAGLYRETWEGPIIFSRDGDHGISGSGLIFHEYVHHLMRERSGMTYPRWYSEGFAELLASAELRKKTVLIGGLPEWRLSAWAEDEPLTLLQLLAPPPLAAPHGEDNSRYWNNYYASAWLLTHYLQLGYSAGHPDYRASTSNYLKAVAAGENPFQIFEEHFGKSIEEIQREMLAYMRTDIHRHRLEIPEYTYSIPRRALNENEQLFLLANEAMDFAKPALAMDYLKRSQQQGLGWQENLTAMAVIEAEKKNYKLGKKVLEDIGEHGQISHLTAANLARYYLLRLQALTLTRDWDEDIYEAAVKYGKIAVQMGPNYLPGYRTLWTAYQLKGESEDALQIMLSAYHQEPNHLNLNATLGFYLAHLGKAALAREYLERVVAWSHSEDLRGRAESLLEGKK from the coding sequence GTGGCGCTTGTTGTCAGTACCGGTGCCAGTGCGGATGATTGGTGCGAATACCAATCTGAGAATTTCACCGTTTACTCCGACGTGCCCGAGCGTCGCGTGAATCAGCTGATGCGCGACCTGGAGCGGTTCCGCCGCAGCGCCCTCTCGTTTACCGGTGAGGAGGAAACACCGGAAAATAAAAATCTGCGGGTATTCCACTTCCGCGACTCTGCGGAATTCGCCCGCTTTACCGGCGACCGCAAAATTGCCGGTCTGTACCGGGAAACCTGGGAAGGCCCGATCATCTTCTCCCGCGACGGCGACCACGGCATCTCCGGCTCCGGCCTGATCTTCCACGAATACGTCCACCATCTGATGCGCGAGCGCAGTGGTATGACTTACCCGCGCTGGTACTCCGAAGGTTTTGCCGAGCTACTGGCCAGCGCGGAACTGCGTAAAAAAACCGTATTGATCGGCGGCCTGCCGGAGTGGAGACTGAGTGCCTGGGCCGAGGATGAACCCCTTACCCTGCTACAACTTCTCGCCCCACCGCCACTGGCTGCGCCACACGGCGAAGACAACAGCCGCTACTGGAACAATTACTATGCCAGTGCCTGGCTGCTGACTCACTATCTGCAACTCGGCTACAGTGCTGGTCACCCGGACTACCGCGCATCTACCAGCAATTATCTCAAAGCCGTGGCCGCCGGCGAGAACCCGTTTCAGATATTCGAAGAGCATTTCGGAAAATCGATCGAAGAGATTCAAAGGGAAATGCTTGCCTATATGCGCACGGACATTCACCGTCACCGGCTGGAAATTCCGGAGTACACCTACTCCATTCCCCGTCGCGCCCTCAATGAAAATGAGCAGCTGTTTCTGCTGGCGAACGAAGCCATGGACTTCGCCAAACCCGCGCTGGCGATGGACTACCTGAAGCGCAGCCAACAGCAGGGGCTGGGCTGGCAGGAAAACCTCACCGCCATGGCGGTTATCGAAGCGGAGAAGAAAAATTACAAGCTTGGCAAAAAAGTGCTGGAAGACATCGGCGAACACGGTCAGATCAGCCACCTCACCGCCGCGAATCTGGCCCGCTACTATCTGTTGCGACTGCAGGCCCTGACACTGACGCGGGACTGGGATGAAGACATCTATGAAGCGGCAGTGAAATACGGAAAAATTGCCGTGCAGATGGGGCCGAATTATTTACCAGGCTACCGTACCCTCTGGACTGCCTATCAATTGAAAGGTGAAAGCGAAGACGCGCTGCAGATCATGTTGAGCGCCTACCACCAGGAACCCAACCACCTGAACCTGAATGCCACGCTGGGTTTCTATCTTGCCCACCTGGGCAAGGCCGCACTGGCCCGCGAATACCTGGAGCGGGTCGTGGCCTGGAGCCATTCGGAAGATCTTCGCGGGCGCGCGGAGTCTTTGCTGGAGGGTAAAAAATAA
- a CDS encoding amidohydrolase family protein, with product MIKMKMRKLARLIGGASLAMTLPLAAAAEEANKDADKWDVNKPPFEFKAIPLDTRETTWSNLDISPDGETIVFDMLGDIYEMSVNGGEAKAITSEIAWNIQPRFSPDGKSIVFVSDRDGADNIWVMDRNGENLRQLTTEKENLVHAPNFSPDGQYLVARKGFMSGRSIPAGEIWMYHHGGGEGRQIKARIGGEIAQKNISDAVFSPDGRYIYYAIDTTPGTVWEYNKNSTQQIFAINRYDLQDGKEETFVSGPGGSIAPVPSPDGEKLAFIRRQDDQTSLFVKDLNSGLEKPIYTGLERDLQETFGSHGNYVHYDWMPDGKSLIVWSGGKFLRINADGSSLEQGAREIVAHIKTEKKVADAVRFPVDVAPEQFDVKMIRWAQKSPDGKQIAFQALGKIYVQDVNSGERRRLTRQDAHFEFYPSWSRDGKQITYVTWDDEELGQVRVVSARSGRGKTITDEPGLYVEPSFSPDGETVAFRRFTGGYLLSPEYSLEPGIYLADADGDWQRRISKSGYEPHFGADSDRIYFSEYIYGNGGKRVFKSVDANGKDEREHLHGAEITSFRLSPDSRWVAFTQDFKAFAAPFMHTGKSESIGPNATAVKVTQVSKRAGEHLHWSGDSQTLGWSHGPKLYERELKDAFEFVAGAPETLPEPVSEGIDLSFKQKFANSDKLVALTGGTVVTMRNAESAQEVIENGVVLFRGNRIVAVGAQREVEIPSGTQRIDVTGKTVLPGLVDAHAHGAQGREEIIPQQNWNLYSSLAFGVTTIHDPSNDSSEIFSAAEMQKAGIINGPRIFSTGTILYGAKGPGYKAKINSLEDAEFHVGRLKEMGAISVKSYNQPRREQRQQVLEAGRKHGIMVVPEGGGKYQHNMNMIVDGHTGVEHSLPIANIYTDVEQMWGQTTVGYTPTFVVAYGGLSGETYWYDRSEVWKNERLTRFTPDFIVNPRSIRRPTAPDHHYNHVDVAHHAKQLRDKGVTVHIGAHGQREGLGAHWELWMMAQGGFTPWEAFRAGTIDGARYLGMDHDIGSLEPGKLADIIVVDGNPLEDLRLSEKVKYTVINGKVFDAATMNEVEGDERLAFFHERLPVSAMPTPTAEAIQEKQERHHWVH from the coding sequence ATGATAAAAATGAAAATGCGCAAGCTCGCGCGCCTGATCGGCGGCGCCAGCCTCGCCATGACCCTGCCGCTGGCGGCAGCGGCGGAAGAAGCCAACAAAGACGCGGACAAATGGGATGTAAACAAGCCCCCCTTCGAGTTCAAGGCCATCCCCCTGGATACCCGCGAGACCACCTGGAGCAACCTGGATATCAGCCCCGACGGCGAGACCATCGTCTTCGATATGCTGGGCGACATCTATGAGATGTCGGTCAATGGTGGCGAAGCGAAAGCCATCACCAGTGAAATCGCATGGAATATCCAGCCGCGCTTCAGTCCCGATGGCAAGTCCATCGTGTTCGTCAGCGACCGCGACGGCGCCGACAATATCTGGGTCATGGACCGCAACGGCGAAAATCTACGCCAGCTGACCACGGAAAAAGAAAACCTGGTGCACGCCCCCAACTTCAGCCCGGACGGCCAGTACCTGGTGGCGCGCAAAGGTTTTATGAGTGGCCGCAGTATCCCCGCCGGGGAGATCTGGATGTACCACCACGGTGGTGGTGAAGGGCGCCAGATCAAGGCGCGTATCGGTGGCGAGATTGCTCAGAAGAATATTTCCGACGCGGTCTTCTCCCCGGATGGCCGCTACATCTATTACGCCATCGACACCACCCCGGGCACGGTGTGGGAGTACAACAAGAACTCCACCCAGCAGATCTTTGCCATCAATCGCTACGACCTGCAGGACGGTAAGGAAGAGACCTTCGTCTCCGGCCCCGGCGGCTCCATCGCCCCGGTACCGTCGCCGGACGGTGAAAAGCTGGCGTTTATCCGCCGCCAGGACGACCAGACATCCCTGTTCGTGAAAGACCTTAACAGCGGCCTGGAAAAGCCCATCTACACCGGTCTGGAGCGGGATCTCCAGGAAACCTTTGGCTCCCACGGCAATTACGTGCACTACGACTGGATGCCGGACGGCAAATCCCTGATCGTGTGGAGCGGCGGTAAATTCCTGCGCATCAATGCGGACGGCAGCAGCCTCGAACAGGGCGCGCGGGAAATCGTCGCGCACATCAAGACCGAGAAGAAAGTCGCCGACGCGGTACGCTTCCCGGTGGATGTGGCGCCGGAACAGTTCGATGTGAAGATGATCCGCTGGGCGCAGAAATCTCCGGACGGCAAGCAGATCGCCTTCCAGGCGCTGGGCAAGATCTACGTTCAGGACGTAAACAGCGGTGAACGTCGTCGACTGACCCGCCAGGACGCGCACTTCGAGTTCTATCCCAGCTGGTCCCGGGACGGCAAACAGATCACTTACGTGACCTGGGACGATGAGGAACTCGGCCAGGTGCGTGTGGTTTCCGCGCGCAGTGGCCGCGGCAAGACCATCACCGATGAACCAGGCCTGTATGTGGAGCCGAGCTTCTCCCCGGATGGCGAGACCGTGGCCTTCCGCCGCTTTACCGGCGGCTACCTGCTGAGCCCGGAATACTCTCTCGAACCGGGTATTTACCTGGCAGATGCCGACGGTGACTGGCAGCGTCGCATCAGTAAATCCGGCTACGAGCCCCACTTCGGTGCCGATAGCGATCGCATCTACTTCTCCGAGTACATCTACGGCAACGGCGGCAAGCGCGTGTTCAAGAGTGTCGATGCCAACGGCAAGGATGAACGCGAGCACCTGCACGGTGCCGAGATCACCTCTTTCCGCCTGTCCCCAGACAGCCGCTGGGTGGCCTTTACCCAGGACTTCAAGGCCTTCGCGGCGCCGTTTATGCACACCGGCAAATCCGAATCTATCGGTCCCAATGCCACCGCAGTGAAGGTCACCCAGGTGTCCAAGCGTGCCGGTGAGCACCTGCACTGGTCCGGCGACAGCCAGACCCTGGGCTGGTCCCACGGACCCAAGCTGTACGAGCGCGAACTGAAAGACGCGTTTGAGTTTGTCGCCGGCGCCCCGGAAACCCTGCCGGAGCCGGTCAGCGAAGGGATCGATCTCAGCTTCAAACAAAAATTTGCCAACAGCGACAAACTGGTGGCGCTGACCGGCGGTACCGTGGTGACCATGCGCAACGCCGAATCCGCGCAGGAAGTGATCGAGAATGGTGTGGTGCTGTTTCGCGGCAACCGCATTGTGGCGGTGGGCGCGCAGCGTGAGGTGGAAATCCCCAGCGGCACCCAGCGCATCGACGTCACCGGCAAGACCGTACTGCCGGGTCTGGTAGATGCTCACGCCCACGGTGCCCAGGGCCGCGAGGAGATCATCCCGCAACAGAACTGGAACCTCTACTCCAGCCTGGCGTTCGGTGTGACCACCATTCACGATCCCTCCAACGACAGCAGCGAGATCTTCTCCGCCGCGGAAATGCAGAAGGCCGGCATCATCAACGGCCCGCGCATCTTCTCCACCGGCACCATTCTTTACGGCGCCAAGGGCCCCGGCTACAAGGCCAAGATCAACAGCCTGGAAGACGCCGAGTTCCATGTGGGCCGCCTGAAAGAAATGGGTGCGATCTCGGTGAAGAGCTACAACCAGCCTCGTCGCGAACAGCGCCAGCAGGTGCTGGAAGCGGGGCGCAAGCACGGCATCATGGTGGTGCCGGAAGGGGGCGGTAAGTACCAGCACAATATGAACATGATTGTGGATGGTCACACCGGCGTCGAGCACTCACTGCCCATTGCGAACATCTACACCGATGTCGAGCAGATGTGGGGCCAGACCACCGTGGGCTATACCCCGACCTTTGTGGTGGCCTACGGCGGTCTCTCCGGTGAGACCTACTGGTACGACCGCAGCGAGGTATGGAAGAACGAGCGCCTGACCCGCTTTACCCCGGACTTTATCGTCAACCCACGCTCCATCCGCCGCCCCACCGCGCCGGACCACCACTACAACCATGTGGACGTGGCCCATCACGCGAAACAACTGCGCGACAAGGGCGTTACCGTGCATATCGGTGCCCACGGCCAGCGCGAGGGCCTCGGTGCCCACTGGGAGCTGTGGATGATGGCACAGGGCGGCTTTACCCCCTGGGAAGCCTTCCGCGCCGGCACCATTGACGGTGCCCGCTACCTGGGTATGGACCACGATATCGGCAGCCTGGAGCCGGGCAAGCTGGCGGACATCATTGTGGTGGACGGCAACCCGCTGGAGGACCTGCGTCTGTCCGAGAAGGTGAAGTACACCGTCATCAACGGCAAGGTGTTCGACGCCGCCACCATGAACGAGGTGGAAGGGGACGAGCGACTGGCGTTCTTCCACGAGCGTTTACCGGTAAGCGCGATGCCGACACCGACTGCGGAAGCGATTCAGGAGAAACAGGAGCGGCACCACTGGGTGCACTGA
- a CDS encoding formate/nitrite transporter family protein, with translation MSHKSRPGTEAGRPKSERDILQEQMQESLHEYQRNNRSLFLSSLAAGLEIGFSLFLMAAFYSHFNGPEFEQLMYLLVALSYPIGFILVIIGRSDLFTEHTTLAILPLLSGRERVASLARVWGVIYAGNMVGAFLFSLLFVHYVEVTERLDAGIFAYYGEKLLADIPRGQFVGAIFAGWLMGLLGWMVASAAETISRIVVVALIAFVIGLGGLAHCIAGAVGIFCALLSDESTMRLWEGLRFLGVATLGNTIGGSIFVGMLKYSYVANGPKP, from the coding sequence ATGAGTCATAAAAGCAGGCCGGGTACCGAAGCCGGGCGCCCCAAAAGTGAACGGGATATTCTGCAGGAACAGATGCAGGAGAGCCTGCACGAGTACCAGCGCAATAACCGTTCCCTGTTTCTGTCCTCACTGGCGGCGGGCCTGGAGATCGGCTTCAGTCTGTTTTTGATGGCGGCGTTTTACAGCCACTTCAACGGCCCCGAGTTCGAGCAGCTGATGTACCTGCTGGTGGCGCTCAGTTATCCCATCGGATTTATTCTGGTCATCATCGGCCGCTCGGATCTGTTTACCGAACACACCACCCTGGCCATTCTGCCCCTCTTGAGCGGTCGTGAGCGGGTGGCCAGTCTCGCGCGTGTCTGGGGGGTGATTTACGCGGGCAATATGGTGGGTGCCTTTCTGTTCAGCCTGCTGTTTGTGCACTATGTGGAAGTGACCGAGCGCTTGGACGCCGGTATTTTTGCCTATTACGGAGAAAAGCTGCTGGCAGACATTCCCAGGGGGCAGTTTGTCGGTGCCATTTTTGCCGGCTGGTTGATGGGGCTGCTGGGCTGGATGGTGGCATCAGCGGCGGAGACCATCAGCCGGATCGTCGTGGTGGCGCTGATTGCGTTCGTTATCGGCCTGGGTGGGCTGGCCCACTGTATCGCCGGTGCGGTGGGCATTTTCTGTGCCCTGTTGAGCGATGAGTCCACCATGAGGTTATGGGAGGGGCTGCGTTTTCTCGGCGTGGCGACCCTGGGAAACACCATTGGCGGTTCGATCTTTGTGGGTATGCTGAAGTACAGCTATGTGGCCAATGGCCCAAAGCCCTAA
- the atpD gene encoding F0F1 ATP synthase subunit beta, which yields MSNGQIVQVIGAVIDVEFPRDAVPNVYDALVVEEKNLTMEVQQQLGDGVVRAIAMGSSEGIRRSMAVKNTGAPVSVPVGTETLGRIMDVLGNPIDECGPIGEKERASIHRAAPTYEDQASSTELLETGIKVIDLVCPFAKGGKVGLFGGAGVGKTVNMMELINNIATEHSGLSVFAGVGERTREGNDFYHEMQEAGVVNVEEFSKSKVAMVYGQMNEPPGNRLRVALTGLTMAEKFRDEGRDVLLFVDNIYRYTLAGTEVSALLGRMPSAVGYQPTLAEEMGVLQERITSTKTGSITSIQAVYVPADDLTDPSPATTFAHLDSTVVLSRDIAAKGIYPAVDPLDSTSRQLDPQVIGEEHYSVARGVQSVLQRYKELKDIIAILGMDELSEEDKQIVARARKIERFLSQPFHVAEVFTGAPGKYVSLKETIRGFQGILNGEYDHLPEQAFYMVGTIDEAVEKANKK from the coding sequence ATGAGTAACGGGCAAATTGTGCAAGTTATCGGCGCGGTCATCGACGTGGAATTCCCGCGCGACGCCGTACCGAATGTATACGATGCACTGGTGGTAGAGGAAAAGAACCTCACCATGGAAGTGCAGCAGCAGCTGGGCGATGGCGTGGTTCGCGCGATTGCCATGGGTTCTTCTGAAGGTATCCGTCGCAGCATGGCGGTGAAGAACACCGGTGCACCGGTTTCCGTACCGGTTGGTACCGAAACCCTGGGCCGCATCATGGATGTACTGGGTAACCCCATCGACGAATGTGGTCCGATCGGTGAAAAAGAGCGTGCCTCTATTCACCGCGCTGCACCGACCTACGAAGACCAGGCCAGCTCCACCGAGCTGCTGGAAACCGGCATCAAGGTAATCGACCTGGTATGTCCGTTCGCCAAGGGCGGTAAGGTTGGCCTGTTCGGCGGTGCCGGTGTAGGTAAAACCGTAAACATGATGGAGCTCATCAACAACATCGCCACCGAGCACAGCGGTCTGTCCGTGTTCGCGGGTGTGGGTGAGCGTACTCGGGAAGGTAACGACTTCTACCACGAGATGCAGGAAGCCGGCGTTGTTAACGTCGAAGAGTTTTCCAAGTCCAAGGTAGCGATGGTTTACGGCCAGATGAATGAGCCGCCCGGTAACCGTCTGCGTGTTGCCCTGACCGGCCTGACCATGGCGGAGAAGTTCCGTGATGAAGGCCGTGACGTACTGTTGTTCGTGGATAACATCTACCGTTACACCCTGGCCGGTACCGAAGTATCCGCACTACTCGGCCGTATGCCGTCTGCGGTAGGTTACCAGCCGACCCTGGCGGAAGAGATGGGCGTTCTGCAGGAGCGTATTACCTCCACCAAGACCGGCTCCATTACCTCCATTCAGGCGGTATACGTACCGGCGGATGACTTGACCGACCCGTCTCCGGCAACCACCTTCGCCCACTTGGACTCCACCGTAGTACTGAGCCGTGACATCGCCGCCAAGGGTATTTACCCGGCTGTTGACCCGCTCGACTCCACTTCCCGCCAGCTGGATCCGCAGGTGATCGGTGAAGAGCACTACAGCGTGGCCCGTGGCGTACAGTCCGTACTGCAGCGCTACAAAGAGCTGAAGGACATCATCGCGATCCTGGGTATGGACGAGCTGTCTGAAGAAGACAAGCAGATCGTAGCCCGTGCGCGTAAGATCGAACGCTTCCTGTCCCAGCCGTTCCACGTAGCGGAAGTATTTACCGGTGCTCCCGGCAAATACGTCTCCCTGAAAGAAACCATCCGTGGCTTCCAGGGCATTCTGAACGGTGAGTACGATCACCTGCCGGAGCAGGCCTTCTACATGGTCGGCACCATCGACGAAGCGGTCGAGAAAGCCAACAAGAAGTAA